The genomic region TCTTTTCCCGGATCTGATTGATGAAGATCACGGAAGTCTTCGACTTGGAGATCGCGCCGGTCAACTTGCGCATCGCCTGGCTCATCAGCCGGGCCTGGAGGCCGACGTGGGAATCGCCAATCTCTCCTTCCAATTCCTTCTTGGGGACCAGGGCGGCCACGGAGTCGATCACAATCACGTCCACCGCGTTACTCTTGATGAGCAACTCCGTGATCTGCATGGCCTCTTCGCCGCTGCCTGGCTGGCTGACGAGGAGCGTATCCAGCTCCACGCCCAGCTTTTTCGCCCAACTGGGATCCAGGGCGTGCTCCGCGTCGACGAAGGCGGCGATCCCGTCCGCCTTTTGCGCCTGGGCGATCACATGCAACGCCAGCGTGGTCTTACCGCTCGATTCCGGACCGTAGATCTCGATAATCCGGCCGCGCGGGATGCCTTGTCCGCCCAGCGCGATATCCAATGACAGACTGCCGGTCGAAATGCCTTCGATCCGCACGGCGTAGTCTTTTCCCAGGGCCATGATGGCCCCTTCGCCAAACTCTTTTTCAATCTGGGCGACCGTATTCTTCAGCGCCGTGTTCTGATCCAGCAGCGTTTTCACCGAGTCCTTCGACTTCTTCTTGCCACCGGATTTGTCCGCGTCCTGATCGTGCTTGGGCATGCGATGATTCGTTGATTTTTGAAGAGTGACCATGAGAAAAGTCCATGCCGGTGGATTAGTGTAGAAGCCTCGTCCGCCGCACAGCAAGTAGGCTCGCCACAGCAACGGAACGCCCGTACAGTGTATCGACGTACACTTAATCATGCAAGAGTTTTTTTCTGAAACTCGCCCGACTGGGTTTTTTTGCTCGGCTCATGGGCAAAGCTGACGGCCCAAATGAAGCAGCCATAGAATCCTAATGGAATTACTATAAAATCGGTTTGACATCGCATCAACAAGCATGCATAATGCCGCTCACGGGGGGGAGAAGAGGCACGCTGGCCGATGAGAAGCCACGCGATCCGTCGCCTGGCAGCACATTCGCCGGTGCACTTCCGTCCGCTTTTCTTTTCTCATCTCTGCCGGGGTTCCTCCGGCGCAATTTGGCGGTAGGGTTCCATGAAACTCTCGCGCACGGTGGCGTATGCCTTGCAGGCGACGCTCCAGTTGGCTCAGGCCAAAACCGGTTCACCCGTCCCATGCAGTCAGCTCGCCGCTAAAGGGCACATGCCGGAGCGATTCCTGCTCCAGGTGCTACGCAGCCTGGTGACGCACGGCATTCTGCAGTCCACCCGTGGCGTCGAAGGGGGTTACACCCTGGAACGCCGCCCGGAGGACATCACGCTGCTCGAGGTCATCGAGGCAATCGATGGCCCAATGGGGGCCGCGGTGAGCTCAAACAACGAGAGCCTGCCGTCCGAAACCTTGCAGCGGCTGCAAGGCGTGATGCGGCAACTCAACGACAACATGCGGCGCGACCTGTCGGCCATCAAGCTGGCCGATCTGATCCCGAAGCACCGCACCGCCGACGCTGGGGCGGCGTAAGGTCGTTTTGAATTGGCGGCGATTGCACTCCCCGTCGTCCGAGCGCGTTCGTACAATTTCCTCCACATGTCCGCTGCTGCCGAGAGGATAACGCCGGCGGCGGTTCGGTTGTTGGATTTAGCTCGCCGGCTTGAATCGCAGGCCGACTTCGTCGAGGTATTGCGGAGCTTACGTGAAGGGCACGGGGCCACGCTGGACGGAGTCTGGGGGTCGAGCTGCGCGCTGGTCGCCGCGGCCATTGCCGAGCACGCGCCCGGGCCCCTCGTAATTGTCTGCCCGCATCCGGGCGAAGTCGACGATCTGGTCGACGACTTGGCCCTGTTCAGTCGCCGGCCGAAACTGATGTTTCCGGCCTGGGAATCTCTGCCGGACGATGATGCGGCCGTCGACGAAGTCGGCGGCGATCGGCTCCACGTGTTGAAGCAACTGGCGGCCTGGCCAACGCTTTCACAGGGCGATCGGCCGATCCTGTTGACCAGCATTCAGGCGTTGACGCATCCTGTGCCTCCAAGCGCGACCATTGCGCGGCACACGCGGCGATTGTCGCGCGGCGATGAATCACCGCTCGAAAAGTTGGTCGAATGGCTCCTCGGCCAGGGCTTTCAAAACACGACGGCTGTCGAGCTGCCCGGCGAGTTCTCCGTGCGCGGCGGCATTTTGGATTTGTTTGCGCCGGACTGGGATCATCCGGTGCGGGTCGAATTTTT from Planctomycetia bacterium harbors:
- a CDS encoding Rrf2 family transcriptional regulator; protein product: MKLSRTVAYALQATLQLAQAKTGSPVPCSQLAAKGHMPERFLLQVLRSLVTHGILQSTRGVEGGYTLERRPEDITLLEVIEAIDGPMGAAVSSNNESLPSETLQRLQGVMRQLNDNMRRDLSAIKLADLIPKHRTADAGAA
- the recA gene encoding recombinase RecA; protein product: MPKHDQDADKSGGKKKSKDSVKTLLDQNTALKNTVAQIEKEFGEGAIMALGKDYAVRIEGISTGSLSLDIALGGQGIPRGRIIEIYGPESSGKTTLALHVIAQAQKADGIAAFVDAEHALDPSWAKKLGVELDTLLVSQPGSGEEAMQITELLIKSNAVDVIVIDSVAALVPKKELEGEIGDSHVGLQARLMSQAMRKLTGAISKSKTSVIFINQIREKIGVMFGSPETTPGGRALKFYSSCRIDVRRIGQIKEGEDVVGQRVRAKVVKNKVAPPFRVAEFDMMHDHGISMVGDLLDLAIAAKVVVRSGAWLRYGEQQLGQGRDKTKAQLQENPELLEEIKQKVLAAGATLVAAVSGGGDAGDA